The region TCCGATCGTATTGTCATTCTCGGTCACGGAACGGTCGGTAGTACCGTTCGGTCGGCGCTGGAAACGTGGGGTGCAACGCCGAGCGTCGTAGACATTGAAGCGGGCGAACACGTAGATATCGTCGGTGACGCAACTGAGAAGAAGACACTTCAGGATGCGGAGATAGAGAAAGCAGATGCTGTAATCATTTCCCTCCCAGAAGACCGTCAAGCAGTGTTGAGTACACTACTTGCTCGTGACTCCCATTCTACGACCAATATATTTGTACGGGTAACTGAGAGTGAAGCAGTTGAGAGAGTTAAACGAGCAGGTGCTGATTACGTACTTGAGTTACCAGACATCGCTGGTCGGTTGCTTGCCGCCGCTGTCCTTGACGAACCCATTAGCGCAACCGAAGATGATATTCTGATCACCCGTATGACTGATCCGACTGGGGAACTCTCAGCGATCGAAAATGACCGTGTCGTTGGTGTCACTCGAAATAATGAGTTGCATCTCGCTCCTGAACCTGATTTCGAACTTCAACAAGACGACCTCCTCATCTACGTAAGAGAGTGATACGCTCGGGTACCACTGATCCTACGTTCAATTATTTGAGCTCTTTCTATACTCGAATGGTTTGTTGTGGATAGTGTCCCCCTCGCATAGGAAGTGTCCCCGGGCTATATCGGGATAAGAAACCACATATCCAGTATGACTACTGGATCAGAACCACCAGAACTCACTGCTACACTCACACGATATAGGGCGTTTGAGAGGGCCGTTGGAGAGGTAGTCATCTACGATCCGCTGAACGCAGGGATCTTATCCTCCGTTACGTGGTCATCAGACGATACCATTCTGTCCGGTCGGGCTGCTGATAGCGCCTGAACCAACTCTCACAACCTAGGTACCATCATGCCAGTTGATCCCGTCTGCAGTATGGAAGTTCCCAGCACCGATACAGAAGCCACGGTCACTCACAATGAGGAGACCTACTACTTCTGTTCGCAGGCTTGTAGAAACCTGTTCGAACAATCCCCAAGTCGCTATCTCGACGAACAACATCCCCACCTCAGCGAAATCGACGGTGTGACGGTTCCCCGTCTCTCGTCGGGTCGAGCGAGAGGCGATTTCGAGATCGACATCGACGACCCAGGATCGTTAGGCGTTGGCGATCGCGTCACGTTCACCAAGGCTATCACCGACGACGACGTTCGCAGCTTCGCCGAAGCGACCAGCGACACGAACGCCCTCCACCTCAACGAGGAGTTTAGCGAGAAAACACGCTTCGGTAGCCGTATTGCCCACGGAACGCTCGTCTCGGGGTTGATCAGTTCTGCTCTCGCTTGCTTCCCGGGGGTAACGATCTACCTTTCGCAGAACCTCGAATACAATCGTCCCGTCAGTATCGGTGAGACGCTGACTGCCAGCTGCGAGATCGTCGAAACCCTCGAAGGCGACGAGTATCGGCTCACGACTCGTATCGAAAACGAAGCAGGAAAACTCGTGATACACGGCACGGCGACTGTTATTATTGATAATCTTCCAAATACTCAGATGGGATCTCGTTAACTGTTCTTGACTAACCTCCTTTTCCAGAGTAGTTTCGATATGTCGAGTTCAACGATAGTATGTGAGGGCCACCGATAGAGGATTTAGAGATAGGCCTCTGGAGATTGCAAGAACTGTTCCCGTGACTGGTCGCTCTCGAAGTAGTAGATCGACTCGTCATACACGGTACAGTAATCCGCGTTCTTCACAGTGAGTTCCGTCCCCGTAACTGGATCTTCGACGTCTCGATCACCGGGTGCCGCTTTGCGACCCCGGACGACCAGACCGACGAACGCGAGCCCGATCAGAATGAAGAGTGCGTTCATAATGAGTATCGGATCCACACCAAACACCGCGATACCAGCACCGGGGTCAGCAACAGCTGCCTCCGGTATCAGATCGAGCGTTGCGAACAGGTAGTACACCGTGAATCCAGCCGTCGCCATCGAAACGTATAGGATGAGCGTCAAGCGATTGCCGATTTTCGATCCAAAGATTTGTCGGTAGATGTGGATGAGCTGTGGAACGATCAGATCCGCATAAATATACGCGATGACGCCAGCGAAGAGGAATCCTGACCCCCACAGTACCGCAGCGAGCGGGATATTACCCATTGAGCCGACGAACGCTACGAGCGATACCAGCGGTCCGACCGCACTACTGTAGAGCACTTCCGTGAAACCCTCACCACCTGCTCCAAAGAAGGCCTCCCACGCCCAATCGGGAATCACTGTCGCGGCAAATCCAGCGATGAAGAATCCTGCTAAGAGGGGGTTTCCGAGCATTTTAACGTCTCTACGGGTTTGATTCGCGGCTTCCACCCAGCCGTTCAGCGACGTGATTTTCTCCCTCCAAGACGTCGTGTGCGTGTCTGGATTCTGTTCGAAGAGCGATTTACATTGGTCCGAACAGAAGTGGACGGTTTCGTTTTTAAATTCGACGGCGAGGGCATTCTCACGGTTCATCCGCATCTTGCAAACGGGGTCAGTGACGACGGGTTGCTCCTCTCTCACGAGGCGGTCCCTCACTTCGGCGGCCTTATCGTACGGAATCAGGAAATGCGTGAGTATCACCGCAGTTACGATCATGATCGGCGCACCGACTGCCTGTGCGAGTGCGAACTCCCACCCGAGGAGCGCCCAGATGAGGAACGTGAGTGCAATCACGAAATTCGTCGAGGCAATTAAGAAGGCGACAGCGGGAATGATGTGCGCACCTTTCTTGAAGAGGGTTTTCGTCGCTGCGATATCCCCGAACGAACAAGATGTCGAAGCAAACCCGAACGCCGATGCGTAGAAAATCGATCTTGGACTCCCATCGCCCATGTAATTGACCATCCCTTCCTTGGAGACAAATGCCTGTATCGCTCCGGATAACATGAACCCGAATAGAAGGGCCCACAGCGACTGCCAGAGGAAGTAGCCAGTCGTCCAGAGTGCGTCCCCCACGGTCGAGAGGATGGATGAGATCATGCTTAGAACTCTCCTTGTCTAACAGACATTTCCATCGAACTTATTGATACTGGTTCAACATTCAGTTGTGATTTCGTTCGTGTCGTTCGTACCAGTTCCTCAAACGTCCCTTCAGTAACAATAGGCCTCCTCGTCACCTGAATCAAGCCACAAGTTCCCACGATATGGAATTTGCGACGAATAAAATACGTACGAGGTTATACTAGTCGGTATGGCAACCGAAGACTCCCTCGTTCGAACGATCGTAATCGTCGTCGCTGCAATCGTACTCGTTCCCATGCTGATGATGGCACTCATGATGCCGATGATGGGCCTGTGGGGTGGGGGACATATGTGGAACGGCGGGATGTGGGATGGAACCGGAACCACGTGGATGTGGGTCATCATGTCGGTCATTCCACTACTCGTGATTCTTGGAATTGGATATCTGCTCTACAGTGTCTTTCGCCGGTCAGAATCACGTGGGACAGATCCAGCGCTCGAAGAGCTACGAGCGGCATACGCCCGCGGCGACATTTCCGATGAAGAATTTGAGCAACGCCGCGAGCGTCTAGAACGAGAGCGATAATCGAATCATGGAATCCCTCTGCGGCTGCGAGTCCAGCCATTGCACCGCCGATCACCGCAACTGTTTCTGTCTGTTTCATCGAATCACCTGAAGAGCGGACGTTCGTTGTCTTCCAGTAAGCCGATAGAAGAGTAGGACTGCTGCCGCCCCAACGAGAAAGAGATACACGAGTGCCCACCCCAGATGGACGAGCGTATCTGGCTGTGTAGTGAGGCCTGCGTCGAAGACGACTTCCATCGGATGGTGTCCGGGAAGGGTTTTCACCCACCACGCGTCGTCGCCCATCGGAAAGAGCGGTGATTGAAAGAGGCCGATATCGAGCATCGAGACGACGAGGATCGTCCACAGGCCGGCCACCCTATCGAAGACGACACCGAGCAACATCCCTACGAGCCCGTACAGTAGCGTTACCACGAATATAGCGAGGACGAACAACGTCGGTTGTTCGGGCATCACGTCGTAGGCCATGACTCCCACGGTGACCGCCGTCACCAGTGCCACTAGTACGCCGAGGGTTCCGAGACGAGCGAAGATCACCTCACGCGCCCGGTAGCCCGCTAACACCAGCCGACCATCGACGTTCCGTGCATCTTGCATGAGTAACAATCCGACGATCCCCGCGATGATGGTGCTCGTGAGCGGCGTCATCGCAACACCGTGAACCTCCGGAAGGCCTCGCATGACGACTTGCGTTTCCCCGTTGATCGGGAGCTCGATCGGCATCTGTGCGTCTTGCGTGACGGCGAACGCGACGGTGATGAATGCGATCGGGAGCACGATCAGCAACCCGACGAGTACGTAGTTGCGAGCGGTTTCCCGGAAGCTGATACGGAACATCGTTGTAGCGCGACGACTGCTCATCCCAGCCACCTCCCTTCAACGGCCATCGTTCGCTGGAACACGAAAAGCGCGAGTCCGATCAGTACGGCGAGGTATCCGAGGACGAAGAGAAGGTCACCCGTTGCATACGTCCCGTTAAGCATCGCCTCTTGGATCAACGTCTTCGGATGGTACAGCGGGAAGTACTCAACCCACCACGGAACGTCGGCAGCAAGCGGACTGTCGCCGCTTAAGAACGCGTCCATCATCGCAAGCAACGCGATTACCAGCGACCCTTCGAACAGACGGGGGAGAAGAGCCCCAACC is a window of Natronorubrum sediminis DNA encoding:
- a CDS encoding MaoC/PaaZ C-terminal domain-containing protein; its protein translation is MPVDPVCSMEVPSTDTEATVTHNEETYYFCSQACRNLFEQSPSRYLDEQHPHLSEIDGVTVPRLSSGRARGDFEIDIDDPGSLGVGDRVTFTKAITDDDVRSFAEATSDTNALHLNEEFSEKTRFGSRIAHGTLVSGLISSALACFPGVTIYLSQNLEYNRPVSIGETLTASCEIVETLEGDEYRLTTRIENEAGKLVIHGTATVIIDNLPNTQMGSR
- a CDS encoding permease, with the protein product MISSILSTVGDALWTTGYFLWQSLWALLFGFMLSGAIQAFVSKEGMVNYMGDGSPRSIFYASAFGFASTSCSFGDIAATKTLFKKGAHIIPAVAFLIASTNFVIALTFLIWALLGWEFALAQAVGAPIMIVTAVILTHFLIPYDKAAEVRDRLVREEQPVVTDPVCKMRMNRENALAVEFKNETVHFCSDQCKSLFEQNPDTHTTSWREKITSLNGWVEAANQTRRDVKMLGNPLLAGFFIAGFAATVIPDWAWEAFFGAGGEGFTEVLYSSAVGPLVSLVAFVGSMGNIPLAAVLWGSGFLFAGVIAYIYADLIVPQLIHIYRQIFGSKIGNRLTLILYVSMATAGFTVYYLFATLDLIPEAAVADPGAGIAVFGVDPILIMNALFILIGLAFVGLVVRGRKAAPGDRDVEDPVTGTELTVKNADYCTVYDESIYYFESDQSREQFLQSPEAYL
- a CDS encoding SHOCT domain-containing protein, whose protein sequence is MATEDSLVRTIVIVVAAIVLVPMLMMALMMPMMGLWGGGHMWNGGMWDGTGTTWMWVIMSVIPLLVILGIGYLLYSVFRRSESRGTDPALEELRAAYARGDISDEEFEQRRERLERER
- a CDS encoding ABC transporter permease, which produces MSSRRATTMFRISFRETARNYVLVGLLIVLPIAFITVAFAVTQDAQMPIELPINGETQVVMRGLPEVHGVAMTPLTSTIIAGIVGLLLMQDARNVDGRLVLAGYRAREVIFARLGTLGVLVALVTAVTVGVMAYDVMPEQPTLFVLAIFVVTLLYGLVGMLLGVVFDRVAGLWTILVVSMLDIGLFQSPLFPMGDDAWWVKTLPGHHPMEVVFDAGLTTQPDTLVHLGWALVYLFLVGAAAVLLFYRLTGRQRTSALQVIR